A genome region from Rhinopithecus roxellana isolate Shanxi Qingling chromosome 10, ASM756505v1, whole genome shotgun sequence includes the following:
- the PLBD2 gene encoding putative phospholipase B-like 2 — translation MVGQMCCSSGSPLARALTRALALALVLALLVGLFLSGLAGAIPAPGGRWAHDGPVTPASRNRSVLLDAATGQLLLVDGRHPDAVAWANLTNAIRETGWAFLELGTSGGYNDSLQAYAAGVVEAAVSEELIYMHWMNTVVNYCGPFEYEVGYCERLKSFLETNLEWMQEEMESNPDSAYWHQVRLTLLQLKGLEDSYEGRVSFPAGKFTIKPLGFLLLQLSGDLEDLELALNKTKIKSSLGSGSCSALIKLLPGQSDLLVAHNTWNNYQHMLRVIKKYWLQFREGPRGDSPLVPGNKLVFSSYPGTIFSCDDFYILGNGLVTLETTIGNKNPALWKYVRPRGCVLEWVRNIVANRLASDGATWADIFKRFNSGTYNNQWMIVDYKAFIPGGPSPGSRVLTILEQIPGMVVVADKTSELYQKTYWASYNIPSFETVFNASGLQALVAQYGDWFSYDGSPRAQIFRRNQSLVQDMDSMVRLMRYNDFLHDPLSLCKACDPQPNGENAISARSDLNPANGSYPFQALRQRSHGGIDVKVTSMSLARILGLLAASGPTWDQVPPFQWSTSPFSGLLHMGQPDLWKFAPVKVSWD, via the exons ATGGTGGGCCAGATGTGCTGCTCCTCCGGCAGCCCCCTGGCCCGGGCGCTGACGCGGGCGCTGGCGCTGGCCCTGGTGCTGGCCCTGCTGGTAGGGCTGTTCCTGAGCGGCCTGGCGGGGGCGATCCCGGCGCCGGGGGGCCGCTGGGCGCACGATGGGCCCGTCACCCCAGCCTCCCGCAACCGCTCGGTGCTCCTGGACGCCGCAACGGGCCAGCTGCTTCTGGTGGACGGCCGCCACCCTGATGCCGTGGCCTGGGCCAACCTCACCAACGCCATCCGCGAGACCGG gTGGGCCTTTCTGGAGCTGGGCACGAGTGGTGGATACAATGACAGCTTGCAGGCCTACGCAGCCGGCGTGGTGGAGGCTGCTGTGTCGGAGGAG CTCATCTACATGCACTGGATGAACACGGTGGTGAATTACTGCGGCCCCTTTGAGTACGAAGTTGGCTACTGTGAGAGGCTGAAGAGCTTCCTGGAGACCAACCTGGAGTGGATGCAGGAAGAGATGGAGTCAAATCCAGACTCAGCTTACTGGCACCAG GTGCGGCTGACCCTCCTGCAGCTGAAAGGCCTGGAGGACAGCTACGAAGGCCGTGTGAGCTTCCCAGCTGGGAAGTTCACCATCAAACCCTTGGGGTTCCT CCTGCTACAGCTGTCTGGGGACCTGGAAGACCTGGAGCTGGCTCTGAACAAGACCAAGATCAAATCTTCTCTGGGCTCCGGCTCCTGCTCCGCCCTCATCAAGCTGCTCCCTGGCCAGAGTGACCTCCTGGTTGCCCACAATACCTGGAACAACTACCAGCACATGCTGCGTGTCATCAAGAAGTACTGGCTCCAGTTCCGGGAAGGCCCCCGGG GGGACTCCCCGCTGGTTCCCGGCAACAAGCTGGTCTTCTCCTCCTACCCCGGCACCATCTTCTCCTGTGACGACTTCTACATCCTGGGCAACGGGCTG GTAACACTGGAGACCACCATTGGCAACAAGAACCCAGCCCTATGGAAGTATGTGCGGCCCAGGGGCTGTGTGCTGGAGTGGGTACGCAACATTGTGGCCAACCGCCTGGCCTCGGATGGGGCCACCTGGGCAGACATCTTCAAGAGGTTCAACAGCGGCAC GTATAACAACCAGTGGATGATTGTGGACTATAAGGCGTTCATCCCGGGTGGGCCCAGCCCCGGGAGCCGGGTGCTCACCATCCTGGAGCAGATCCC CGGCATGGTGGTGGTGGCCGACAAAACCTCGGAACTCTACCAGAAGACCTACTGGGCCAGCTACAACATACC GTCCTTCGAGACTGTGTTCAATGCCAGTGGGCTGCAGGCCCTAGTGGCCCAGTATGGGGACTGGTTTTCTTATGACGGGAGCCCCCGGGCCCAGATCTTCCGGCGGAACCAGTCACTGGTACAAGACATGGACTCCATGGTCAGGCTGATGAG GTACAATGACTTCCTCCATGACCCTCTGTCACTGTGCAAAGCCTGCGACCCACAGCCCAATGGGGAGAACGCTATCTCTGCCCGTTCCGACCTCAACCCGGCCAATGGCTCCTACCCTTTCCAGGCCCTGCGCCAGCGCTCCCATGGGGGCATCGACGTGAAG gtGACCAGCATGTCGCTGGCCAGGATCCTGGGCCTGCTGGCTGCCAGCGGTCCCACGTGGGACCAGGTGCCCCCGTTCCAGTGGAGTACTTCGCCCTTCAGTGGCCTGCTGCACATGGGCCAGCCAGACCTCTGGAAGTTTGCGCCTGTCAAGGTTTCGTGGGACTGA